The following are encoded in a window of Sutcliffiella horikoshii genomic DNA:
- a CDS encoding CPBP family intramembrane glutamic endopeptidase — protein MTKNYWLVIITYVLMQLSGLLGYPLLIWLGVGEGMERATREPYLIGVWAFISFTIGLAIVAWILRNEWTKGDFRGQTASIPKTVLWSVVGFPLALIGQAVAAQIQMQLFGIQPGSENTQQIMGFVSAFPVMIFAVAVAGPILEEIIFRKIIFGSIYKKFNFAIALTVSSLLFAVVHQDFKHLLIYFVMGGIFAFLYVKTNRIIVPIIAHVAMNSFVVIVQYVFRDDIEEMMRQMEEMQQNVPNFISFF, from the coding sequence ATGACAAAAAACTATTGGTTAGTCATTATTACATATGTCCTGATGCAACTGTCCGGATTGCTTGGATACCCGCTGTTAATCTGGCTTGGCGTCGGGGAAGGCATGGAGCGTGCCACCAGAGAGCCATATCTCATCGGCGTCTGGGCATTCATCAGTTTTACGATTGGATTGGCCATTGTTGCTTGGATACTTCGCAACGAATGGACCAAAGGGGACTTCCGAGGCCAAACGGCTTCCATCCCAAAAACAGTACTATGGTCGGTTGTCGGCTTTCCGCTTGCACTGATTGGGCAGGCTGTGGCAGCACAGATTCAAATGCAGCTTTTCGGCATTCAGCCCGGATCTGAGAACACCCAGCAAATCATGGGGTTTGTCTCCGCATTCCCAGTCATGATCTTTGCCGTCGCTGTCGCTGGACCGATATTAGAGGAGATTATTTTCCGGAAGATCATTTTCGGTTCCATCTATAAGAAGTTTAACTTCGCCATTGCGCTGACAGTGAGTTCGTTACTTTTTGCCGTGGTCCATCAAGATTTCAAGCATCTGCTCATATACTTTGTCATGGGAGGCATTTTCGCTTTCCTATATGTAAAAACTAACCGCATTATCGTTCCGATCATCGCCCACGTTGCCATGAACTCGTTTGTTGTCATCGTACAATATGTGTTCCGCGATGATATCGAAGAAATGATGCGTCAAATGGAAGAAATGCAACAGAACGTACCGAATTTCATTTCGTTCTTTTAA